The following is a genomic window from Pseudoalteromonas rubra.
ACCCGAAGTGATAAGCGGTGGCATCGACCAACTGCCAGACACCGACAGCACCCTGTGAAGAGCGGGCAGTGGGTCGAAAGTCACTTTCGACGAAGGGCAATAAAGCGAGTTCCATCGGTAACTTACGTTGTTCTACTTTTTTCACTATGTGGTAGAGATAAGGGGCTGCTCGCTCATTGACACTTAACAAATAATTAGGCTGTGACAGGTACCATTCGACACGCTTTTGCAGCCGTGCATTGGGTGAGATATCAAAGCTCAAATTCGCCGCGATGTATTGCCACAGCTCCTGGTATTCTTGTGGCTGCTCGGTGATAGCTGGCAAGGGGGGCGGAGTTTCCGGTTGTGTTGTAACAACGGGTGCTGTTGCCTGGGCTGGCTGATTTAATACCTCAGTGATCTCAGTTGGGGTTGCGTGCTGAGGTGCTGTGCTGAGACATGCCGTCAGCAGCATTGAGCATAATACGATGACACCGCAGCGTAACGGGCTAAATACGCGCCACCAAGACATAGAAAAATCGGCCTGAAATTCTCATAAGCTTCACTATACTGGCTGACGATTATTTATTCAAAGCCTTCTTGTGGCTGAGTACTTTAATAGCCTGTGTAAAATGTTGCGTCAGTTGCACTTCATTGTAGGCCTGGTTCTGGTACAGGGTGATAACTCGCTGCGGCATCAGCGTGTTGTTTTGGGCCAGTTGTTTTTGTGCCAGATCCATAAATGTGATTGGCAGTGCCAGTTGTGGTGCTTTGTAGGGCTTACCAAATGCGGGCATGATCCATTTTAATGCGGGCATGCTTTGCATGGCTTGTAAACTGCGTTGCCAGGTGGCGTGGCGCACATAGGGAAGCAGGTTTGCACTGTGTCCGGCAAACAGTGCACCGTGCTGCGCACTGAATACACTGAGGTCATGGCCACTTTGGCCCTGAAATTGGGTAAGTTGGAGTGTCAGTCCGCCGAGCTCAAGTACTCGGGGCTGCACTGATTGGGCTGTCAGGGCGATACTTTGGAGTGTTTGCCAGCGGGCTAGCCGTTGCTTGGCCAGCGCCACGCGCTTTTGCCATGGTTGCTGTTGCTCTGCAGGGAGTTTACTGAGCCGCTGTTCACTGAGCTCGATGCTTTTCGCAAAGTTGGCGAGCTGTGTGTCGAGTGCTGTGCGCAGCGTGCGCTCGTTCAGCTGCGGGGCGTCTGGCAGGTGAACGCTGGCATCCGGAAAGGCCTGTTTAAGCAAAGCCAGCCCGGTGAGCTGGTGCGTCTCGCTTGACGTCGCAATAAGATGACAGAGCGGGGTCGTGAGGCGTGCTTTAAGTTCATTGATCAGCTGCTCCAGTGCAACAAAATCGCCGTGGCTGTCAATTAAGGCACTACAGGTCTTGCCTTCGATTAACGCCATATTGGGCAAGATATTGCGCGCTTTGGCTTCGGGGGCTATGAGTGTGATCTGAGGGGAAACCGTGTGCCAGCTGGCGGCGATGACGGGGGACGTCAGTGTTAACAGGAAAATGAAAACAGAGAGCAGGCGAAACACCTAATTGCTCTCTACTTGGGTACTGATACGTTGTGTGAGTTGCTGCAGCGTTTGCTGGGCTTGTTGGGTATCACTTTGCAGTGCGAGCAACTCATGACACAAGTGCAATGCAGCAAGCAACAGGGCGTTGTGATCGCTGCGCACGGTGTCGCGTTGACGCATTTCGTCAACCCGGCCATTTAGCAGGTCGACGGCGTCAATCAGCGCTTGTTGTTGTCCTGGCGTACAGGAAAACTGGTGGCTTTTTCCCAGCAGGGTGACGGTGACCTGTTCGGGCGACTCTGACATTAGCCTGCCTGACTAGCACTCTGTAGTTTTTCTAGCAGCCCGCTCAGTGTTGAGCTGGTTTCTTTTTGTTTTTCTTCGCTTTCTAGCACTTCCAGCTGAAGTGTCTCATTTTCGTCAATTAGCTTGCTGTTTTGTTCTTTCAGTGAGTTTACCTGTTCGGTCAATGTATTGTTTTGTGCAATAAGTTGATCAATCAGTTGCTCGAGTTGAGGGAGAATTTCTTTCATATTAAATGCGCTCATTATCACTGTGTTTATGTCATGCAAATGTAAAGCAAAGTGGGCTGCAAAGCTAGTGATTAGGGCAGGTTATGCTGATTTTTGTCTCGTTTTGAGCGATAATGACAAATACTAACTATTTTGTTCATTTATGGTTCAGCTGCAGAGGGAACAACGGGCCTCTTCAGGCGCCTGTGCGATGAACAATGCCCACCTAAATTAGGAACGGACAATGCTCAGTTATCGACATTCATTTCATGCAGGTAACCCTGCCGATGTCATTAAACACTTGGTACTGGCACAAGTGCTGGAATACATGACACGCAAAGACAAGCCTTTTGACTACATAGATACGCATTCAGGTGCCGGGCTGTTTGAACTGGCGGCCAAAGATGCACAAAAGACACAAGAGTATTTACAGGGCATTGCCAAGTTGTGGGCGTATGCCGGTCAGGTCGATGCCATTCGCGATTATGTGGATGTCGTCAAGTCGCTGAACCAGGACACGCTGGCGTATTACCCTGGGTCACCGAAAGTCGCTGAGCAGTTTTTGCGTAAACAGGATAAAGGCTGGTTTTTCGAGCTCCATCCGCAGGATCTGAAGCTGCTGGAAAAAAATACCGGGCATAAGCGTTCTTTGCGTGTGAAAGGCGAAGATGGCTTTAAAGGCCTGATGGGACTGGTACCGCCTCAATCTCGTCGTGCCTGTGTGCTGATGGACCCGCCGTATGAAATAAAGTCGGATTATGAGGTGGCTGCTCGCTCAATCATCAAAGCGCATAAACGTTTTGCGTCAGGTACTTATATGATTTGGTATCCTGTGGTAGAGCGAGCCCGGATCGATCATATGGAGCAAACCCTGATTGAATCCGGGGTACGGAATATTCAGCTGTTTGAGCTGGCCACTGAAGCCGATACTGAAGAGCGGGGTATGACGGCGTCAGGCATGATAGTCATCAATCCACCCTGGACCCTTAAAGCGACGATGGATGAAGTGCTGCCTGAGCTTGTTCAGCACCTGTCTTCAGAAACGGGGTTTTTCCGTAGCGAACAGCTGGTGGCAGAATAATTTCTACTCGTTGTCCGGTACCTGCTCGCTGGCAATGCGTTGCAGGTAATCGGTTTCGATCCGGGTGATTTGCCCGGTGTCGCGCAATGTCTGGATCGCCCTGTTGAGCACAGGTAACAGGTGAGCGTGTTCAGCACGCAGGCGAATGTGCAAGGTACCCTGTGAATGCAGTTGGTTAAAATGCAGCGTCACTTTATCCTGAGCAGACCAATATTGAGCGGGCAGATCGCCTATAATGGCCATATCGATCCGCCCTTTTTTTAGCGCCTGGAGCAGGGCGCGTTCCGATTCAAAGTCAGCCCGGACAAACTCATCGTCATCATGGTAATAATAACCTCGTACTGTGCCCACCATGCGACCCGCTAAACTGTTTACCGGGGTCGTGGCGGCACGTGTCACCACATACTCACGAATGAGCAGCATGGCGTCAGAGAAAACAAACTGCGGATCCGTGAGCTGTGATGCTTTTAGCCAGGCCGGGCTGATCAGGTCAAAGTCAATTTTGCCTGATTCCAGGTAGCGGTTAGTACGCTTGGCGGGTAACACGATATTTTCGCCCGCAAGTGCCGACTGTGTGAGGATCCGTGTCACTAAATCAGGCAGTATGCCTGGGTGCTGTGGGTCGTTGGTGAAGTAGGGGTAGAAGGTGCCTGAGCCACTGATACTGTATTTCAAGGTGACCGCTTCGCGGGTGGCGGGTGTGTCAGTGTGCTGGTCAACAGGCGCAGCGATGACGTCCTGGCCAGATAAAAGCCACGAAGTAAGTAAAAGCAGGATGCAAAAAGGCGAAATAAGTGTAAAACTCATAAGACCTATGATAGTAAAAGAGAGGCTGTCCCGGCAACTGCCTGATGCACACTTTCATGTTCTCCAAAGTAGTGAGGAAATAATTTGCTCAGGGGCGTGAGTTTTCATATGCTGGGACAATGGAAGCCTTTAAAGTACAAGAGTTAAGGATGTTAATGAGCGGTCATATTGCCAAGTCAAAAAAAGACGCGGTGCAATATATTGCACGCCAGGCCATTTTCAATCGTGAACAGAGCGTGGCTGCCTATGAATTGTTGTATCGGGACTCACATAATAATGCCTTTCCAATCGGGGTCAGTGATGGCCAAGCGACAGGACGGTTGTTTTTTAACTCTCTGCTTTTTATTGGTGTAGAACGGCTTGCCGCAGGCGTGCCTGCATTTATCAACTTATCAGATGAAACCTTACTTCAGGAGCTTCCTAAGTTACTTCGGCCGCAGGGGCTCGTGATTGAAATCGTTGAACGTTCAACCAATCTGGACGAACTGGTGATGACAGTCACTAAACTGAAAAAGTTAGGATATCGCTTTGCGTTAGATGATTACGACGGTGACGAGCGCTGGGAAGTCTTGTTGCCTTTGATGGATTATATCAAGATCGAAGTACTTGAGCCGGTGATTAAAACCACTATGATGCTGAAAAAGCTCAAGCGACGTTTTCCCACTACCAAAGTGATTGTTGAGCGTATTGAAACCCTGGAGCACTACAGTTTTATTAAAAGTGCCGGGGCTGATTACTTTCAGGGCTTCTTCTTTGCGGTGCCCGAAATGCTCAATCACGGTAATGTCGAGCCCTCGAAACTGGTGGTGCTTGATTTATTACGTTGTACGGCCAAAAAATCCCTGTGTTTCAAAGAAATCCAGCAAAGAATTGCCAAAGATCTCAGCCTGACAGCGCGGGTGCTAAAACTGGCCAATGCCAAAGCCGGGGAAGATAAAATTGAGATCCGCTCGATTGCCCAGGCGGTGGTCTATCTGGGGGAGGATGCGATCCGCCAGTTCGTCAAAGTACTGGCTTTAAGTGAGCTGGGGGCAGATAAGCCCAGTGAACTGACTAAGCTTGGCTTGGCACGGGCGAAGTTTCTTGAACAATTCTTGCTGCCAGGCGGCGATGAAATGGCACAACAAGGCTACCTGATTGGTCTGATGTCGGTGCTAGATGCGGTGCTGGATGTTGAGTTATCGGTTATTGTCGATGAGTTTTCACTGGATCCCGATCTCAGCAGTGCGTTATTGAGCTACAAAGGCTTGATAGGGGGGGCATTACGCCTGGCGATTGAAGTTGAGCGCAATAATATTCAGGAAGCTGAGCTGATCCTCAATGCGATCCGCCCGGCGTCCAGTCTTGAACTTCTCTTCTCACTGGCGTTGGACAGCCGCGTCTATGCTGATGAAATTTACGCTGTGGTAAAAGAAGAAGTCGCCTGAGCCCGCAGAGCGGGCGTAGATCGGGTTAGCCCACGGAGGGGAACATCAGCGTCATATTGAGGGTTTTCCAATAGGCTTGTTCCTGTTGAAGATCTGCCACAAACAGCGAATGTTGGGCGAGCCAGTCAGGCTCGAATGTAAGCAGTAAGCTGTCGTCCATCGCCTCTAGCGTGAATTTGGCAACCTGATCGATTTGTCGTTTCTGGTGTACCAGGATAGCCAGTCGCAGTAAGGTCAGCAGCCGGGCGAAATGGGTCAGATCGGCCTCGACCATAGTTGACAGTTCAGCGCGTTTGATTTTCTTACGATGAAAACGGATCAGGGTGCCCAGCAGCTGCTGTTGCTCCTGAGTAAAACCGGGCAGCTGTGCATTGAGGACGATATAAGCGCTGTGTTTGTGGATCCCTGAAGAGTTAATCGCTAATCCCACTTCGTGTAATCTGGCAGCCCAGCGTAGCATTTGCAGGTCGAATTCACTGAGTGCCCAGCTCTGGCGTGCCATGTCGACCATCTGATTAAGTGTCTCGCAGATATGTTCAGCATGTTGCTTATCAACGGCATAATGATCACCGACTGCACTGATGGTGCGGGTGCGAATA
Proteins encoded in this region:
- a CDS encoding cell division protein ZapA codes for the protein MSESPEQVTVTLLGKSHQFSCTPGQQQALIDAVDLLNGRVDEMRQRDTVRSDHNALLLAALHLCHELLALQSDTQQAQQTLQQLTQRISTQVESN
- the zapB gene encoding cell division protein ZapB, which produces MKEILPQLEQLIDQLIAQNNTLTEQVNSLKEQNSKLIDENETLQLEVLESEEKQKETSSTLSGLLEKLQSASQAG
- a CDS encoding 23S rRNA (adenine(2030)-N(6))-methyltransferase RlmJ, with translation MLSYRHSFHAGNPADVIKHLVLAQVLEYMTRKDKPFDYIDTHSGAGLFELAAKDAQKTQEYLQGIAKLWAYAGQVDAIRDYVDVVKSLNQDTLAYYPGSPKVAEQFLRKQDKGWFFELHPQDLKLLEKNTGHKRSLRVKGEDGFKGLMGLVPPQSRRACVLMDPPYEIKSDYEVAARSIIKAHKRFASGTYMIWYPVVERARIDHMEQTLIESGVRNIQLFELATEADTEERGMTASGMIVINPPWTLKATMDEVLPELVQHLSSETGFFRSEQLVAE
- a CDS encoding substrate-binding periplasmic protein, giving the protein MSFTLISPFCILLLLTSWLLSGQDVIAAPVDQHTDTPATREAVTLKYSISGSGTFYPYFTNDPQHPGILPDLVTRILTQSALAGENIVLPAKRTNRYLESGKIDFDLISPAWLKASQLTDPQFVFSDAMLLIREYVVTRAATTPVNSLAGRMVGTVRGYYYHDDDEFVRADFESERALLQALKKGRIDMAIIGDLPAQYWSAQDKVTLHFNQLHSQGTLHIRLRAEHAHLLPVLNRAIQTLRDTGQITRIETDYLQRIASEQVPDNE
- a CDS encoding EAL and HDOD domain-containing protein; this encodes MLMSGHIAKSKKDAVQYIARQAIFNREQSVAAYELLYRDSHNNAFPIGVSDGQATGRLFFNSLLFIGVERLAAGVPAFINLSDETLLQELPKLLRPQGLVIEIVERSTNLDELVMTVTKLKKLGYRFALDDYDGDERWEVLLPLMDYIKIEVLEPVIKTTMMLKKLKRRFPTTKVIVERIETLEHYSFIKSAGADYFQGFFFAVPEMLNHGNVEPSKLVVLDLLRCTAKKSLCFKEIQQRIAKDLSLTARVLKLANAKAGEDKIEIRSIAQAVVYLGEDAIRQFVKVLALSELGADKPSELTKLGLARAKFLEQFLLPGGDEMAQQGYLIGLMSVLDAVLDVELSVIVDEFSLDPDLSSALLSYKGLIGGALRLAIEVERNNIQEAELILNAIRPASSLELLFSLALDSRVYADEIYAVVKEEVA